In Labilibaculum sp. DW002, the genomic window ACTTATTGGTCCTTTACAACGGAGCTACCAACTGGCATAGATGATTTCTTTGCAGAAAAAAGTCCTTCATTCTACCCAAATCCTGCAAAAAATGAAATTCGCATAACAAATATGGAAGATGTAGAGTCTATGCATATTTCGAACTTAACGGGTCGAAACATCATGGAAATAAAATCTCCAGATTCCAGAATTTCAATAACTAATTTACCAAAAGGGATGTATTTTGTGACCTTTATTACCAAAAATGGCAATAGAGTCACCAAGAAACTTTTAAAACGATAAAAACCTCTTTAAATGATATTAAAAAGCTTACTTCTTTATAGGAGTAAGCTTTTTTTATGTCTCTACTATATTTAATTAACCCTCTACACTTTTAATTGCTTAGGTGTTGTTCTCAATACCTGAAATTAATAAATTCTATTGTATTTGACTTATTTTGAACATTAACATCAGTGCGACCTATATCATTTGCAATTCTGAACTACACTAAGAAAAAGCTAGCCTCTTCATAGCTTAGCAAAAAACGGCATGAACACAAACATTCTAAGCTAGCTTACCAAAAACAACAACACTAAATATCATTCTTAAGTAATTCCTCACAGATACATAAAGAAACAAGTACGATATCACCATTTCTATATAACAGCATAAAAAAAGCCCGAATCCTATGGATTCGGGCCTATAATAAAGATAAATATATCTTCTTAATTGTCTTCTACAGCTTCTAATTTCATTGTGGCAGTACCGTTAGCACCGTCATAAATATCATAAGTCACTTCGTAAACATTACCAACAACCAATTCAAAATTAGCTTTTAGAATCATTGTAAGCTTGGCAATAACAACAGCCTCATCAGCTTCTCCTTTACCATCTCTCACGTCAAAGTTTTTGTAATTTCCATTACCAACTAAAGCGTAATCAGCATCTACCAAAGTATATTGCTCAGTAGCAGCTTTTTCAGATTTGATAAATTTAATTGGTGGTACAAATACCCATGCTTTATCTTTAAATGCAACTAAAGCAGAAGCATCTATCGTACTTGAATATTCAACCCAAACACCATCAGTAAGAGTATACTCTTTCATCTTAGTTTCGGTAGAACCTGAATAGTACTTGTAAACTGTAGCAATTTTATCACCATCCAAGGCAAATGGGAACTTAACCCCAAGGAAATTTGGTAAATAATCTTCAGGAGCATCAGAGCTAGAGAAGTTGTTATATTTACCAGGAGCTCCCATTAAATCATAATCAGCAGCAACTAATTCATAAATATCAACACCACTTGGAGCATCTGGTGCAGCCTTATCAGACTCAGTCCAAACAGAACCATCAAATGTCCAAAATTCAGTAACATCATTTTTGTCACCAGAATCATAATACACATAGGTTATCGCTCTCTCATCACCTTCTACAGCATCAGGATACTTTCCTAATAAAAAACCAGCAAGAACTGTTGGGATATCAACTTTATAATCAAAGTTCTTATATTGTCCATATCCTAATGCCTCGTAATCCGCATCTTTTAATTCGTATGATTCAATACCTGCCAACTCTTCTAGAAAATCAAGATAATCTCCAATATAAGAAAGACTTCCTCTGTAAAAATTATAAATTACGGTATATTCAATACCAGCCTCACCATACAACTTCTTGTTGGTTAAGATATCTGCTAAATTATCTGCCGCAGTAGCGTACTTCGAGAAATTCTTGTATTTCGCAACATCTTCATTCGAAGATAGAGCAAAATCAGCTTCTGTTAGCTCGTAACCATTAGTGATAAGGGTTTTGTCTGAGAAAAATTTCTGATCAGCTAACTCATCAGCATTTGCTTTGTCAACTTCGTCATACACATCCTCCATTGGATCACAAGAAGTGAACAACAATGCAAAAATGGATGCCATATATAATATTTTTTTCATCTGTCTATCTTTTTTTATTAAACAAAAGCGTGATTAAAATTTAACTTTTAAACCTGCAGACCAAGTTCTTCCAAACCCGTAATAAACCAAAGCTTCATTTGATGTGTGATAATCACCATCTTGAGCTTTAGAAATATATTCTACATCAAATACATTGTAAGCATTTGCGTTTAAAGTAGAGCTAAGACCAGCAATTTCGAACTTGTAACGGAAACCTAAATCAATTAAGTTAACGTCTGGCATTTCCCATGAATCACCAATGTTGTCTGTTCTTGTTCTCTTTGTAGCATCAAAATCAGCATAGTGATTACCATAGTAATTGTAATCAAGAGCAACAGTTAACTTAGGCAATACTTCATAATCAACAGCAAAAGATCCAGTTAATTGTGCAGAGTTACCAACATGAACATCTTTCAAATAGGCAGTAAATTCACCAGTTAAATTTTGATCTTCATCAAAACTTGCAGCATTTACATCATTTTGATATGTCCAATCTCCGATAGAAATCATTCCTCGAACTGTTAACTTCTTAGAAGGCTTGTATTCTCCTTCAATCTCAATACCTTGGTGAAGTTGATTCAAACCAGCAATATTAACTGTCTCACCTTGAATACTCTTAACAAGACCTCTATCTTTCCAGTTTGTACGATATAAAGTTACTTTTCCTGTAAAATTGGAAGCTGTATAGCCATATCCAAGTTCAGCAGTAATGATTTTCTCATACTTTACATCTTCATTAACAGTATTTCCGTAGTTCAAGAAAACATTCGAAAAATAAGGAGTTCTCTGAACATATCCTCCATTCACAAAAACATTGTGGATTGAGTTAATTTTATAATTAAATCCTCCTTTAACATTCCAAGGAAGGAAATGTTCCCAATCAGTTTCCTGGCTTCCTGGAGCATATTGGAAATAATCAACACGCTTGTAAGATTTTCTTGAAGCAGCAGCTGAAATGAAAGCAGAATAATCATCTGTTACATATTCCGCCTGTCCAAAAAGACCTGTATATAAAACTTTACCATCATTGTGGTAAGAATACTTATCTCCTTTTTTTAACCACTTATCAGCGTCACGATTATCATTTGAATCATCCAAGAAGAATGCTCCACCTAATAAATCATCAACTTCTCTATAATGCTTACCTACATAGTAACGTGCATCTAAACCTGCAGTAAAAGTAAACTGCTTGTAGTTATGAGTTAAAGTAGAAATTAATCCAGTCCAAACGTGCTCATTAACAGAATTTCCAATAATTGCTTGAGATCCTAAAGCAGTATAAGTAGCATTTCTTGCTGCAACACCGTCAAAATCCAATAAGCCATCACCAGTTCTCATGATTTCTGCATCATCCTCGCCTGTTTTGTTATTAACACTTAACCAAGCCGATCCTTCACCAGAAACTCTTCTTCCTCCACCTGAACCGATTGAAGCATAGAATGAAGAAATTAATGAAGTTTCTTCATCGATATTCCAATAGTGATTCAACTGAGCCTGAGGTTTGTGGTAATAGTTGTAACCATATCCACCACCATACTGCTTGCCATCACGGATACCATAATCTGAATTGTATTTGAATTCATCTTTGTTATCTCTATACTGCTGAATAGTATGCTTGTTTCCACGTTGGTTGTGCCATTGTGGTGCACCAGTAATCATGAAAGATACAGTATGCTTTTCGTTTATCTTTTTAGATACACTAGCATAATAGTTCCAAGCATCAAATTCAGAACCTTTACTCCACATGTTACCATATGTATGAGAACCTAAAAGTGAAACAGCCCATCCATTATCCATTAAACCAGTAGATAAAGAGAAAACTTGCTTCTTATAACCATCATTTGCAATAGAAGACTTAACAGAACCACCTTTTTTTGCATCAGTTGATTTTGTTAGTACATTAATTGTACCACCAACAGAAGAAAGTCCAAGTTTTGAAGCTCCCAAACCACGCTGAATTTGCATAGTACGAGTCACATCAGAAAGTCCAGCCCAGTTAGA contains:
- a CDS encoding TonB-dependent receptor, yielding MKKMMRSILLMAAVMMLSVAAIAQSTVKGVVVDGGTGESLPGASIVVAGTTSGTVTGFDGSFVLELPQGASKLVVSFVGFLEKEVSINGAQDLGSIKLESDAVGLKEVSVMASIVTDRQTPIAVSTISSDIIENKLGSQEFPEILKSTPSIYTSKEGGGFGDATVYVRGFDSNNVGVLINGIPVNDMENGKVYWSNWAGLSDVTRTMQIQRGLGASKLGLSSVGGTINVLTKSTDAKKGGSVKSSIANDGYKKQVFSLSTGLMDNGWAVSLLGSHTYGNMWSKGSEFDAWNYYASVSKKINEKHTVSFMITGAPQWHNQRGNKHTIQQYRDNKDEFKYNSDYGIRDGKQYGGGYGYNYYHKPQAQLNHYWNIDEETSLISSFYASIGSGGGRRVSGEGSAWLSVNNKTGEDDAEIMRTGDGLLDFDGVAARNATYTALGSQAIIGNSVNEHVWTGLISTLTHNYKQFTFTAGLDARYYVGKHYREVDDLLGGAFFLDDSNDNRDADKWLKKGDKYSYHNDGKVLYTGLFGQAEYVTDDYSAFISAAASRKSYKRVDYFQYAPGSQETDWEHFLPWNVKGGFNYKINSIHNVFVNGGYVQRTPYFSNVFLNYGNTVNEDVKYEKIITAELGYGYTASNFTGKVTLYRTNWKDRGLVKSIQGETVNIAGLNQLHQGIEIEGEYKPSKKLTVRGMISIGDWTYQNDVNAASFDEDQNLTGEFTAYLKDVHVGNSAQLTGSFAVDYEVLPKLTVALDYNYYGNHYADFDATKRTRTDNIGDSWEMPDVNLIDLGFRYKFEIAGLSSTLNANAYNVFDVEYISKAQDGDYHTSNEALVYYGFGRTWSAGLKVKF